Sequence from the Thermocoleostomius sinensis A174 genome:
TGGACGTTACAACACATTGGGTTTGACTATACCTACGATAAGCGCCTATATGATTGCTTGCGTGAGCAACATGCCCAACCCGTCCGAGAACACTTTGAGGCAGACTTAAATTACCAAATTAAGTTAGCACGTTTTTTGGAAAATCACGATGAACCCCGTGCTGCCAGCATTTTTCCACCTGATGTGCATCGAGCCGCTGCCATTCTCACCTTTCTAAGTCCAGGATTGCGCTTCTTTCACCAGGGACAGCTAGAGGGATTTCATCACAAAATTTCGGTACATCTGCAACGTGGTCCCGTTGAAGCTATTGATGACGATCTGTATACCTTCTATCGTCAATTGTTAAACTGTTTGCAGCTATCGGTTGTACGAAAAGGAGTGTGGCAATTACTGGCTTGTACACCTGCCTGGGAAGGAAACGATACCTGGAATGACTTCATCAGCTTTGCTTGGAAGAAGAATGAAAAGCGATTACTCATTGTTGTGAACTATTCTGCCCATGCTGGTCAATGCTATGTAACCTTACCAGATACTGCTCTGGTGGAGAAACAGTATCAGCTTCAAGATTTAATGAGTTCCATTGTGTATGAACGATCGGGTCATAGTTTAGTATCTGGTCTTTATTTCGATCTACCGGCTTGGGGCTACCATGTGTTTAATCTTCAGGAGATATAGAGCGGCCCTATTAAAATGCAAGGAAAATGTCTATTTCTGCTTTTGCAACCGTCGCAGGGTTTGATACATTTCCGGCAATCGACTGAAGACAGCGGCGGCTTTGACGAACAACTTGTGCGGAATGGCTGGAATGCCTGTAACGATCGCACCAGCTTCTACATCATGATGCACGCCGGCCTTGGCCGAGGCAATAGCCCCATCACCAATTTTGACATGATCTACAATACCGACTTGCCCCGCTAAAATTACCCGCTTACCCAAGGTTACGGCTCCGGCTAAACCCACCTGCCCCGCCATAATGCAAGCTTCACCCACCTGACAACCATGCGCCACATGCACTAAATTGTCGATTTTAGTATGGCGACCAATGCGAGTGGTTTCTAGTGCTGGTCGATCGATGGTGCTATTACAACCCACCTCCACCTCATCTTCTAGAATCACATAGCCCGATTGCTGCATCTTGAACCAGCCTGCGGAAGTGGGCACAAAGCCAAACCCCTCTGCTCCAATTACCGCTCCACTGTGAATGACACAGTCTTTGCCAATTCGTGTGCGTTCGTGGATTGTGCAGTTAGCGTGCAACACTGTTCGATCGCCAATGATCACATCGGGATAAATCACCACGTTGGGATGAATGCAAACATCAGCACCAATCGTCGCTCCTGCTTGAATCACCACATGTGCCCCGATCGCTACGTTTTTCCCTAATTGCACCGATGGATGAATCACCGCGGTCGGATGAATGCTGGGTTCTAGCTGAAATGGCTGATAGAACACAGCAATCGTTTCCGCAAACAACTTGCGTGGCTGATCGGAGGCGACCCAGGCAATCTCGCGATCGGTGGCTTTCGTTTGCAGCGCACCATCCAAGGGCAAAATTAGAGCACTGGCCCCCGTTGAGTCGATCGCCGAGGCAAATTTGTTGCCATCAATGTAGCTGATGGTTCCTGGCTGGGCCTGCTCCACTTGAGCCACGCCAGTAATGTCTGGGTCGCAGGCAGGGTTTATTACCAGGCTATGATTTTCGCTTTGTGCTAACGCTTGCAGCAATTCACTAAATTTCATTCCCAACTCCTCACCACTTTCACTCAGAATACAATCGATTAGAGTACACCAGCCAAAATGCGAAGTAATGTCAGGAGAAACGAATCTCGATATTTTGTTACGATCGATGCAGCCAATTCTTCACGACAGAGAGTATGTCTTTTGCAGCATTCGTGATCAAAATTACCGTAATTTTAACGTTGATCCGGTTTGTCTATTCAAAGAAGATGAAGGGCTGACGCTGATTCTCGATCGCCAGCAAGCCGATGCAGCCGGTCTACCTTATATCTCCGTATTTTGCATGATTACACTTTCTGTTCATTCCAGCTTAGAGGCAGTTGGATTTCTGGCAACCATTACTAATAAATTAGCTGCACATGGTATCAGCACCAATCTTGTTTCTGCCTATTATCATGATCATTTGTTTGTTCCTGCCTTGCGCGCTCAAGAAGTGATGGCGTTACTTCAGGAGCTTGCGAGGTGTGCTAATAGATGGTGAGCTAATAGATAATATCAAAATTCCGATCAGAATCAACCCTGCCCCAATTAAGCTGACTAGGGAAAGATACTCGTTTAATAACAGCGCTGCGATCGCAGCAGCAAAAATTGGCGTCATTAGATTTAAAGCTGTAGTCAAAACCGGTGAAAGATGTTTGGCGGCATAACTGTAACACAACGTAGGAATGACGGTAGATAGCACGCTTAAGCCCAGCGAAATTATGATCACATCGATGTTGAACCCAGAGATGAATGACTGTGGACTAGAAACTACTATTAGTGGAAGCATAACGCTGGAACCAATGGTAAAGGTTATAAACCCAACGAGCACTGGATTCAATAAGGGCTGGTTTTTAGCACATTGCTTAAACAATGAAGCATAGCTTAAGCTGACCACGGCCGACAACAACGCAAACCCTAGTCCAGTGAAATAAATTGACACATCACTTGTTTGTACCTGCACTTTTGGAAGCACAAACAGAACCAACCCACTAAAGGCTGTGACGGCTCCAATGGTTTCTAGAGATTTTAAAGCCTGACGCGCTGCCACTTTACCCACTACGCCTAACAGTGGAGACAGTCCAACCACCAACACCACATCGCTGACAGGAGCTAGTTGAAAGGCCCGAACGGCAAACAGATAATAAAATACCATCAAGCTAGACAATAAAATTACGATTGGTTGACAAATCAAAATTTTTAGTTGGCAATACAGCGATCGTCGTAGTAGCAGAATTGGCAGCAGCATCGCAAACGACACAGCGAGGCGAATTGCTAGAATCTCAAAAGTAGAGAACTGTGGCAATAGTTTGATGAACGTTCCAGTTAATCCCCAACCCAGTGCAGCCAAACAGCCTGAACTGAGCGCCAGGGTGCGAGTGTCTGGCATATTGAATCTCCGAGCGAATGTGATCCGGTGGGCTAGCAACGCAAGGACAATCTGAAGTCGCTCTAGAATCGGTGGCGAATCGGTGGCGACAGCCAGAATATCCATCTTGCCCGTTACCGCTAGTTTCGAGGGGTGGTTTACCCAGACTTTATCTGAGTTCGGTATTGTCCAGGTGGAATGCCTACCCACGCTTTGAAGGTATGGGTGAAGTGGCTTTGATCGGTAAAGCCCAAGTCGATCGCAATCTCAGCTAACGATCGGTTTTGACACAGGTGGATTTTGGCATGGGCAATGCGTAAGGAAATGAGATAGGCATGGGGGGGCAGCCCGGTAGCTTTGCGAAATACTCGCGCTAGATGAAACGGACTTAAGCCACACACAGTCGATAAATCTTCTAATGATGGATCTTGCGCATAATAAACTTGCAGATAGTCTTTGATTTGTTTCACTGCGCGATGTTCGCGTCCAATCGTAAACTGATTGGGCTTGTGCCACACGGCATGACAAGTGACTAAGGTTTGCAAAATTGCTAGCAACTGCGATTCTTGCTCTAACTGAATCGTTGTTTGAGGGTGGGCCAGTTGGGCATGAAACTGGGATATCTGACAAAACAACGATCGATCGGCAATGATGGGGTCGGCAAAGAACGGCATGGCTATTGTGGTCTCTTCGGCTCCGATCGCTCGCTGCAACAGGTCGATCGCCGGATAAATCACCTGAAAGCTCCATCCGGCAGCAGTGGCAGCCCAGTTGCTGTGCCCTTCATCTGGCTGAAACACCACCAAGCTACCAGTAGGTGCAATGTGCGTTGTCCCGCGATAGCGAACTGCTTCTACGCCCCCCACAATGATGCCCAGGCAAAATTCTTCATGCACATGCCGAGCAAAGGTGTGAGTTCGATAGGTAGCATGGAGAACCTCTAAATTCTCAAGGGCTGGCAACTGCCATGCCTTGGCTTGTTCCTGCTTGGCAAATGGTTTGTTCATCCCACATGCTCTCAATGCTGAAACCTATCGTAGATGGTGTCTTGATTTGCGTCTTGTAAATTCTTGCGGGTCTTGGTTATCACAGTCGGAGCTATCACAGTCGAACTGATCCACCATTGCCGAGTGGTATGTCCGACAGCTTCATCTAGCCTCTAGCAAGCAATTTTGCCAATTCACCTTGCTGTTTGCTTCCCTGTTCTAGTTCTCTTGCCTATACTAAGGTGGGCGATTGATAAGGCGGGCGACCGATCGAACTTCATGTTGGGACAATTGCTAGATGGGCGATATTTAATTCTTTCCAAGCTCGGTGAAGGCGCGTTTGGAGAAACCTATTTAGCCAGAGATCAGAAGCGACCCAGGGAACCTCGCTGTGTCGTGAAGCGCCTCAAACCTGGCGTAACCGATTTTCGGATTCTGGATTTTTTTGAACAAGAAGCGGATGTGCTGGAGCGATTGGGACGTCATCCCCAAATTCCTCGACTGTTGGCCCATTTCGCCGTCGAGCAAGAACTATTTATCATTCAGGACTACATAGAAGGGCACTCGCTGCGCAAGGAAATTCGTCCAGGGCGTCGTCTCAACCAAGATCATGTGGTGCGAATGCTACATGACATCTTGGAAATTTTGGTCTTCGTTCATGAAAATGGAGTGATTCACCGCGACATTAAGCCCGAAAATGTGATGCGCCGCCCCGATGGAAAATTGGTTTTGATCGATTTTGGTGCAGTGAAAGAATTTAGTACCATGACGGTCAATCCGATCGGGCAAGTGGCCACCTCGGTTGTTATTGGCACGATGGGATACATGCCCACCGAACAGGCTAAAGGGAAACCCCGCCTGTGCAGCGATGTCTATGCGGTTGGTATGATCGCGGTGGAAGCCTTGAGTGGGGTATATCCTCTGTCGCTGCCCGAAGATCCCTACACAGGCGACATCATCTGGCGCGATCAAGTAGAAATCGACGATCGCTTTGCCGATGTGCTGCAAACGATGGTGCGCGATCGCTATGCCCAACGCTATCCATCGGCGCGGGAAGCACTGCAAGCCTTGAAGCAAGCGGTAGAATTGCCGCCCTCTTCTCCTTGGATAGGAACCCTACACCCGACCAAACCCGCTGCCACGTTGCTTCAGCACATTGTTGAACAAGATCCCCTGATCAACGTGTTGACCATGAACTTGGATGTGCTGAGTGTGAACGTGTTTGGTCAAGAAACCGTGCGTCGAGCCGGAGAGGTAGAATTTTTTACCGAAGAACTGGGGAACGGCACAATTATGGAAATGGTAGCGATTCCTGGTGGCGATTTTTTGATGGGAATGCCCGCCGATCGCAGTGTGGAAAGCGTCGAAAGCCCCCAACATGCTGTTACCATCGAACCGTTTTTCATGGGGATGTTTCCCGTCACTCAAGCCCAATGGAAAGCCGTAGCTGCCCTACCCAAAGTCCGTATTGATCTCAATCCCGATCCATCCCGATTCAAAAGCCCCGATCGCCCCGTGGAAATGGTGTCTTGGTACGATGCGATCGAGTTCTGCCAACGGATATCGCGCCGCACCAAACGCACCTACCGCTTACCCTCCGAAGCCGAGTGGGAATATGCCTGTCGCGCTGGCACATTAACGCCGTTTCATTTTGGCGAAACCATCACCCCAGATTTGGCCAACTACAATGGCAACTTGACCTATGAAGACGGACCAAAGGGCGTTTACCGCGAGCAAACTACTCCAATCGGCAGCTTTCCCGCTAATGCGTTTGGGCTACACGACATGCACGGCAATATTTGGGAGTGGTGCGCTGATCACTGGCACGACAATTACGAAGGCGCGCCCAGCAATGGTCAACCGTGGCTGGTAGACGATCCGGATGCTCCTCGTCTGTTGCGGGGTGGAGCTTGGAATAAAGACCCCGGAGCTTGCCGATCGACCTATCGCGATCGCGATCTTCCCACCACCCGCAATAAATTCATTGGCTTCCGCGTCGTTTGCGACGTGACTGAAGGAGAGAAGAAGAAAGGTAAGAGATGAGTTGATGAATCGATAAGTAGATGGACAGGATGCATCCCAGTTGGGCAGTTCTCGGCTATTTCCTCCCCTCTAATCCCCTATGATCGCGCCCCGCGATAGCGCAACTTTCGTTTAACGTTATACAGGCGCTTGAAATTAGGAATATCGCCCCGATGCCCCAGCACAATTACTGTATCGCCTGCATCTAGACGCACCTCATGTCCCGGATGGGTCAGAAACTCGCCATTGATCTTGCGCAAAGCGACAACAATAAACGTGCCTTTACCGCGTACCTCTAAATCAGCGATCGTACCGCCCACCAAGGGAGAATCGGCCGGAATACGTAGCTCATCGACTTGTACAT
This genomic interval carries:
- the lpxD gene encoding UDP-3-O-(3-hydroxymyristoyl)glucosamine N-acyltransferase, giving the protein MKFSELLQALAQSENHSLVINPACDPDITGVAQVEQAQPGTISYIDGNKFASAIDSTGASALILPLDGALQTKATDREIAWVASDQPRKLFAETIAVFYQPFQLEPSIHPTAVIHPSVQLGKNVAIGAHVVIQAGATIGADVCIHPNVVIYPDVIIGDRTVLHANCTIHERTRIGKDCVIHSGAVIGAEGFGFVPTSAGWFKMQQSGYVILEDEVEVGCNSTIDRPALETTRIGRHTKIDNLVHVAHGCQVGEACIMAGQVGLAGAVTLGKRVILAGQVGIVDHVKIGDGAIASAKAGVHHDVEAGAIVTGIPAIPHKLFVKAAAVFSRLPEMYQTLRRLQKQK
- a CDS encoding ACT domain-containing protein; translation: MSGETNLDILLRSMQPILHDREYVFCSIRDQNYRNFNVDPVCLFKEDEGLTLILDRQQADAAGLPYISVFCMITLSVHSSLEAVGFLATITNKLAAHGISTNLVSAYYHDHLFVPALRAQEVMALLQELARCANRW
- a CDS encoding DMT family transporter, whose product is MDILAVATDSPPILERLQIVLALLAHRITFARRFNMPDTRTLALSSGCLAALGWGLTGTFIKLLPQFSTFEILAIRLAVSFAMLLPILLLRRSLYCQLKILICQPIVILLSSLMVFYYLFAVRAFQLAPVSDVVLVVGLSPLLGVVGKVAARQALKSLETIGAVTAFSGLVLFVLPKVQVQTSDVSIYFTGLGFALLSAVVSLSYASLFKQCAKNQPLLNPVLVGFITFTIGSSVMLPLIVVSSPQSFISGFNIDVIIISLGLSVLSTVIPTLCYSYAAKHLSPVLTTALNLMTPIFAAAIAALLLNEYLSLVSLIGAGLILIGILILSISSPSISTPRKLLK
- a CDS encoding AraC family transcriptional regulator codes for the protein MNKPFAKQEQAKAWQLPALENLEVLHATYRTHTFARHVHEEFCLGIIVGGVEAVRYRGTTHIAPTGSLVVFQPDEGHSNWAATAAGWSFQVIYPAIDLLQRAIGAEETTIAMPFFADPIIADRSLFCQISQFHAQLAHPQTTIQLEQESQLLAILQTLVTCHAVWHKPNQFTIGREHRAVKQIKDYLQVYYAQDPSLEDLSTVCGLSPFHLARVFRKATGLPPHAYLISLRIAHAKIHLCQNRSLAEIAIDLGFTDQSHFTHTFKAWVGIPPGQYRTQIKSG
- a CDS encoding bifunctional serine/threonine-protein kinase/formylglycine-generating enzyme family protein is translated as MPILRWAIDKAGDRSNFMLGQLLDGRYLILSKLGEGAFGETYLARDQKRPREPRCVVKRLKPGVTDFRILDFFEQEADVLERLGRHPQIPRLLAHFAVEQELFIIQDYIEGHSLRKEIRPGRRLNQDHVVRMLHDILEILVFVHENGVIHRDIKPENVMRRPDGKLVLIDFGAVKEFSTMTVNPIGQVATSVVIGTMGYMPTEQAKGKPRLCSDVYAVGMIAVEALSGVYPLSLPEDPYTGDIIWRDQVEIDDRFADVLQTMVRDRYAQRYPSAREALQALKQAVELPPSSPWIGTLHPTKPAATLLQHIVEQDPLINVLTMNLDVLSVNVFGQETVRRAGEVEFFTEELGNGTIMEMVAIPGGDFLMGMPADRSVESVESPQHAVTIEPFFMGMFPVTQAQWKAVAALPKVRIDLNPDPSRFKSPDRPVEMVSWYDAIEFCQRISRRTKRTYRLPSEAEWEYACRAGTLTPFHFGETITPDLANYNGNLTYEDGPKGVYREQTTPIGSFPANAFGLHDMHGNIWEWCADHWHDNYEGAPSNGQPWLVDDPDAPRLLRGGAWNKDPGACRSTYRDRDLPTTRNKFIGFRVVCDVTEGEKKKGKR